CGGCCAGATAGCGATCACGGGCGGCGGCAGCCGCACAGGTGGCCACCAGCGCCGGACCGGCCTGGAAGAAGGCCTTGCTCAGCGGCACGCGTAGACGACCATCGACCAATACCCGCAGCGGTGGTCGCGAAGCGGCCATGAAAGTGGCTTCGACCCCCAATCCCAGCTCGTCGGGACGCACCGTCAGCCGGGCATCGTCCGCCAGCACGGTGTCGGCGCCACTGAGCACCACGCTGGACTGCGCGCGTAAACGCTGCACCTCCGCGCGCGCCGCCGGGCCAGTGATCCACTGACTCTCGCCGCTGGCCATGGCAGTGCGGCCATCCAAGCTCATCGCCGACTTGACCCGCACCAACGGCAACCCGCTCTCCATGCGCTTGATGAAACCGGCATTGAGCGCTCGCGCCTCGCTTTCCAGCACGCCACTGGCGACCTCGATACCGGCTTGGGCCAGGCGTAGCAGGCCACTGCCGGCCACCTGCGGGTTGGGGTCCTGCATCGCCGCAACGACCCGGCTGACCCCGGCGGCGACCAGCGCATCGGCGCAAGGCGGCGTGCGCCCATGATGGCTGCAGGGCTCCAGTGTCACGTACGCCGTTGCGCCACGCGCCTTGTCGCCGGCCTGGCGCAGTGCGTACACCTCGGCGTGCGGCTCACCGGCACGGGCATGCCAGCCTTCGCCGACGATCTCGCCATCACGCACGATGACGCAGCCGACTCGTGGATTGGGATGGGTGGAGTACAGGCCTTTGCGCGCCAGCCGCAGGGCGCGCGCCATGAAGAATTGGTCGCGTTCGCTCATCGGCTTTTCGACGGCTCGCGGGCCAGGCGTTCGATTTCCTCGCGGAATTCGTTGAGGTCCTGAAAACGGCGGTAGACCGAGGCGAAGCGGATGTAGGCCACCTCGTCGAGCTTGCTCAGTTCGGTCATCACCAACTCACCCAGCACCAGCGACTTCACCTCGCGCTCGCCAGTGGCGCGCAGTTGCTGCTTGATACGGGCGATGGCTTCCTCTAGGCGCTCGACGCTCACCGGGCGTTTTTCCAGCGCGCGCTGCATGCCGGCGCGCAGCTTTTCTTCGTCGAAAGGCTGGCGGCTGCCGTCCTGCTTGATCAGACGCGGCATCACCAGCTCGGCGGTTTCAAAGGTGGTGAAGCGCTCACCGCAGGCCACGCATTCGCGGCGGCGGCGGACCTGGTCGCCCTCGGCGACCAGACGGGAATCGATGACCTTGGTGTCGTTGGCAGCGCAGAACGGACAATGCATGGTGAGGGCTGACGAATGGCGGCAAAGTCGCCATGGTAGCGCATAGCACGTCATTGAAAAATGTAAGGAGCCTTGAGATCACCTGCTTACGGCGGCAAGACAAATTAAGCTATGCCCATGCCCCGTCAAAAGCAGAACCTGCCATGAATCAATATCTGCCCCTCCTACCCATTGCCCTGAGCGGCCTACTTGCGGCCTGCGCCGGCGAGCCCACGAGCACTGCGTCGCCACCCACTCCAGTACCTGCACAGGCAGAACCCATCGCAGCACCGATCCAGGGCCCAGGCCTGCGCGGCGAATTGCTTGGCGTCGCCGCAGACGCCGATGTCGACCTCGCATTATTGGGCGTAGACATGCGCGGTCGCCCGCGTGCGTTGCTTGGCCAGGTTCATCTGCGTGGTGACGGCGAAGCGCTGCCGTTCCATCTGCCACTGAACACGCAGCAGGCGCCTCAGGACCTGCGCCTGGAACTGCGCGGCCGCGTCAGTCAATCCGGACGCCTGGTACAGCGCTTGCCGGCACGCACCATCACCGAACTGAACGACCAGGACCTTGGCGCGCTGCATCTGGTGCCAGCGCCATGAGGCCACCCGCACCGCTGCAGCATGCGCTCAGCGAATTACTCGGCGATGCCCGCCTGGTGGCCGAAACACTGCCCGGTACAGATATCGCCCTGTGGCTGATCGATGCCAGCAATATGGAGCGCGCCTTCAACCCCGAGGAGACCCGGCGCATCCTCGAGGAGCCGCCCTACTGGTGCTTCTGCTGGGCCAGCGGCCTGGTGCTGGCACGCTGGCTGGCCGAGCGCCCCGAATGGGTACGCGGCAAGCGCGTACTGGATTTCGGCGCTGGTTCCGGCGTAGCGGCCATTGCCGCGGCCAAGGCGGGTGCGGCAGAAGTGGTAGCCTGCGACCTCGACCCACTGGCGCTGGCCGCCAGCCGCGCCAACGCCGCACTCAACGGTGTGACGCTGAGCTACTCGGACGATTTCTTCGCCGAAGCGGATCGCTACGACCTGATTCTGGTCTCCGACGTGCTCTACGATCGCGCCAACCTGCCGCTGCTCGACCACTTTCTCAGCCGCGGGCGTCAGGCCCTGGTGGCCGATTCACGGGTCAAGGATTTCCAGCATCCGCTGTACCAGCGCCTGGCGCTGCTGGACGGCTGCACCTGGCCAGACCTGGCCGAGCCCGCCGAATTCCGCGAAGTCAGCCTGTATCACGCCGTGCGCCCCTTGTAACCGCGCGGCAGTGCCCGCATTAATAGACCATTGCCCTGTTTTTCGAGACCGACCATGAGCGACTCCCCCTACATCTTCGACATCTCCGGCGCCGCCAACTTCGAGCAACTGGTGATCGAGAACTCCTTCCACAAACCGGTGCTGGTGGACTTCTGGGCCGAGTGGTGCGCGCCGTGCAAGGCGCTGATGCCAATGCTGGCGAAGATCACCGAGGAATATGCCGGTGAGCTGCTGCTGGCCAAGGTCAACTGCGATATCGAGCAGGACATCGTCATGCGTTTCGGCATTCGCAGCCTGCCAACCGTGGTGCTGTTCAAGGACGGCCAGCCGGTGGATGGTTTCGCCGGCGCCCAGCCGGAGGCGGCGATCCGCGAGATGCTCAAGCCTCATGTCGCTGAACCGGCCCCTACCGCCGCCGACCCGATGGAGGCCGCCCAGGCGCTGTTCGCCGAAGGCCGTTTTGCAGACACCGAAACACTGCTCAAGCAGGTGCTGACCGAAGACAACGAAAATGCTGCCGCGCTGATCCTCTACGCGCGCTGCCTGGCCGAGCGCGGCGAGTTGGGCGAAGCGGAAACCGCGCTCAACGCCGTCAAGGGTGACGAGCACAAGCAGGCACTGGCCGGTGCCAAGGCGCAACTGACCTTCCTGCGTCAGGCCGCCGACCTGCCAGACGCCGCCACGCTGAAAAGCCGCCTGGCGCAGAATGCCGAGGACGACGAAGCGCTGTATCAGTTGGCCGTGCAGCAACTGGCGCGCCAGCAGTACGAAGCGGCGCTGGACGGCCTGCTCAAGCTGTTCGTGCGTAATCGCAGCTACAGCGAAGGCCTGCCGCACAAGACCCTGCTGCAAGTGTTCGACCTGCTCGGCGGCGACCACCCGCTGGTCACCACCTACCGCCGCAAGCTGTATCAGGCGATCTACTGATCCCAGCGTTGGATCGCGCTCGCCGTAGGGCGGACCGGAACGCCGGCCACGCGTAGGGCGGACTCAGGAGCGCCAGCGAACAGTCCGTCGGGCCGCGCCAAGTTCTCCACCGCAACTCACGCCCAACACTCCCCTCAACGGCGTACTGTTTCCGAGCGGCCGGCGCCCCGGTACGCACTACGCCCCTCGCCTTGAGGTGCGCACCAGCGATGGGGGCGCTAGCGCCTCGTTGCACGCAGCATGGCAGCGCGCGACACCCTACCAGCCTGAGCAACTACTCCTGCCAGTGATAGATCGGCGCATCCGCGCCGGTCTCCATGCGGATCTGTGCACAGTGGCGCAGACGTACCAACAAGCGTTTGCCAGCGGCCTCGCCACCTGCCAGCGCGGCCAGTTGCGCCATCAGTTTCGGTCCTTCCACCTGCCCTGCATCGCGCACCAGTTGCAGCGCGGTTTGCCACAGGGCATCACCCGCATCTGCCGTGGGTGCCGACGCCATCGCACCAGCAGTAGGCGCAACGGCGACATGCTGCGCCAGTTGCGCCCAGTCCTCAGCATCCAGCTCCACCGTCAGATCCACCGGCCAGTCGCCAATGCGCCCACGTATTCGCACCATGTTCAGCCTCCAGTCAGGATCTTGCATGCTCCCATGACAGCGTCAGGCTGGCCAGTTCGCCACGAAAGTTGTTATAACGTAACAATTAACTCGCACCCAAGCTGGAGACACCCATGCGCCACCTGCTGCTCGCCCTGCCCTTCGCCCTGCTGCCCCTGGTCGCCGCCCAGGCCCATGAACACGGCCATGATCACGACCACGAACATTCCCACGACAGCCTGGGTGCCCACGAACACGGCGTCGCCAGCCTCAACGCAGCACTGGACGGCAACCTGCTGGAGCTGCAGCTCGAAAGCCCGGCAATGAACCTGGTGGGCTTCGAACATGCCGCCAAGAGCGATGCCGACAAGGCCAAGGTCGCCGCCGCCAAGCGGGAACTGGAGCAGCCCATCAGCCTGTTCGCCCTGAACAGCGGCGATTGCAAGGCCACCCAGGTCGAACTGGAAAGCCCACTGTTTGGCGACGCTGATCATGATCATGATCATGATCATGATCATGAAGGCGAGCACAGCGACATCCATGCGCACTATCGCTTCGAATGCGCCAAGGCCAACGAATTGAAACAGTTGGATCTCGCCGAACTGTTCAAACGCTTCCCCGCCACCGAGAAGATTCAGGTACAACTGATCGGCCCGAATGGTCAGCAGGGCGTGGAACTGACGCCAGCACAGCCACGCCTGAGCTTCTGACCTGCCACGTCTCATTGCCGGAGTGAGCGCCCCTCGCTCCGGCAATAAATGCCTTCTCCCGACACGCAGCAGACAATGACCGAACCTCTGATCGAACTCGCCAATCTCGGCTTCGCCTGGCCCGGCCAGGCGCAGCTGCTGGATATCCCCGTCTTCACCCTGGCACGCGGTGAAACCCTGTTTCTCAAAGGCCCAAGTGGCAGCGGCAAAACCACCCTGCTCGGCCTGCTCGGCGGCGTACAAAGGGCACAAAGCGGCCATATCCGCCTGCTCGGCCAGGACCTCGGCCAACTCTCCGCCGGTGCCCGCGACCGTTTTCGCGTCGACCACACTGGCTACATCTTCCAGCAGTTCAACCTGCTGCCATTTCTTTCTGTGCGCGAGAACGTCGAGCTGCCCTGCCGCTTCTCGCGCCTGCGTGCCGAACGCGCACGCCAGCGCCACGGCAGCATCGATGTCGCCGCAGCGGCGCTGCTCGACCATCTCGGCCTGCGCGCCGACCTGCTCGGCCGTCGCGCCGACGAACTGTCCATCGGCCAGCAACAACGCGTTGCTGCCGCGCGAGCACTGATCGGCCAGCCGGAACTGGTGATCGCTGACGAACCGACTTCGGCACTGGACTTCGACGCCCGCGAGGCCTTCCTGCAATTGCTCTTCGCCGAATGCCGCGCTGCCGGCGCCAGCCTGCTGTTCGTCAGCCACGATCAGAGCCTGGCTTCGCTGTTCGACCGCAACCTGTCGCTGGCCGAACTTAACCGCGCCACGCGCCCACAGGAGGCCTGAGATGCACCTGATCCGCATCGCCCTGGCCAGCCTGGCCAACCGCCGCTTCACCGCCTTGCTCACGGTATTCGCCATCGCCCTTTCGGTGTGCTTGCTGCTGGCCGTGGAGCGTGTACGTACCGAAGCTCGCGCCAGCTTCGCCAACACCATCAGCGGCACCGACCTGATCGTCGGCGCCCGCTCCGGCAGCGTGAACCTGCTGCTCTACTCGGTGTTCCGCATCGGCAACGCCACCAACAACATCCGTTGGGACAGTTTCGAGCACTTCGCCAACCACCGTCAGGTGAAGTGGGCCATCCCCATTTCCCTCGGTGACTCGCACCGTGGCTATCGGGTAATGGGCACCAGCACCGCCTATTTCGAGCATTACCGCTACGCCCGTAGCCAGGCGCTGAAGCTGGCCCAGGGCCGCGAGTTTGCCGACGACCCGTTCGAGGTAGTACTCGGCGCGGAAGTGGCCCAGGCGCTGGGCTACGGTCTCGGCGAGAAGGTCGTCCTGGCACACGGCGTCGCCACCATCAGCCTGGTCAAGCACGACGACAAGCCGTTCACCGTGGTCGGCATCCTCGAACGCACCGGCACACCGGTCGACCGCACGCTGCACATTTCCCTGGCTGGCATGGAGGCGCTGCACATCGACTGGCAAAACGGCATGCCGGCACGCAGCGCGGCGCAGATCAGCGCAGATCAGGTGCGAGAGT
The genomic region above belongs to Pseudomonas sediminis and contains:
- the ribD gene encoding bifunctional diaminohydroxyphosphoribosylaminopyrimidine deaminase/5-amino-6-(5-phosphoribosylamino)uracil reductase RibD yields the protein MSERDQFFMARALRLARKGLYSTHPNPRVGCVIVRDGEIVGEGWHARAGEPHAEVYALRQAGDKARGATAYVTLEPCSHHGRTPPCADALVAAGVSRVVAAMQDPNPQVAGSGLLRLAQAGIEVASGVLESEARALNAGFIKRMESGLPLVRVKSAMSLDGRTAMASGESQWITGPAARAEVQRLRAQSSVVLSGADTVLADDARLTVRPDELGLGVEATFMAASRPPLRVLVDGRLRVPLSKAFFQAGPALVATCAAAAARDRYLADGHELLAVPGSNGHVDLRKLLLELAGRGVNEVLVEAGPRLAGAFARSGLVDEYRIFVAPKLLGSSARPLFELPLNRMAEAPELQILDIRAVGDDWQITAVPKAR
- the nrdR gene encoding transcriptional regulator NrdR; the protein is MHCPFCAANDTKVIDSRLVAEGDQVRRRRECVACGERFTTFETAELVMPRLIKQDGSRQPFDEEKLRAGMQRALEKRPVSVERLEEAIARIKQQLRATGEREVKSLVLGELVMTELSKLDEVAYIRFASVYRRFQDLNEFREEIERLAREPSKSR
- a CDS encoding class I SAM-dependent methyltransferase; amino-acid sequence: MRPPAPLQHALSELLGDARLVAETLPGTDIALWLIDASNMERAFNPEETRRILEEPPYWCFCWASGLVLARWLAERPEWVRGKRVLDFGAGSGVAAIAAAKAGAAEVVACDLDPLALAASRANAALNGVTLSYSDDFFAEADRYDLILVSDVLYDRANLPLLDHFLSRGRQALVADSRVKDFQHPLYQRLALLDGCTWPDLAEPAEFREVSLYHAVRPL
- the trxA gene encoding thioredoxin — translated: MSDSPYIFDISGAANFEQLVIENSFHKPVLVDFWAEWCAPCKALMPMLAKITEEYAGELLLAKVNCDIEQDIVMRFGIRSLPTVVLFKDGQPVDGFAGAQPEAAIREMLKPHVAEPAPTAADPMEAAQALFAEGRFADTETLLKQVLTEDNENAAALILYARCLAERGELGEAETALNAVKGDEHKQALAGAKAQLTFLRQAADLPDAATLKSRLAQNAEDDEALYQLAVQQLARQQYEAALDGLLKLFVRNRSYSEGLPHKTLLQVFDLLGGDHPLVTTYRRKLYQAIY
- a CDS encoding DUF2796 domain-containing protein gives rise to the protein MRHLLLALPFALLPLVAAQAHEHGHDHDHEHSHDSLGAHEHGVASLNAALDGNLLELQLESPAMNLVGFEHAAKSDADKAKVAAAKRELEQPISLFALNSGDCKATQVELESPLFGDADHDHDHDHDHEGEHSDIHAHYRFECAKANELKQLDLAELFKRFPATEKIQVQLIGPNGQQGVELTPAQPRLSF
- a CDS encoding ATP-binding cassette domain-containing protein yields the protein MTEPLIELANLGFAWPGQAQLLDIPVFTLARGETLFLKGPSGSGKTTLLGLLGGVQRAQSGHIRLLGQDLGQLSAGARDRFRVDHTGYIFQQFNLLPFLSVRENVELPCRFSRLRAERARQRHGSIDVAAAALLDHLGLRADLLGRRADELSIGQQQRVAAARALIGQPELVIADEPTSALDFDAREAFLQLLFAECRAAGASLLFVSHDQSLASLFDRNLSLAELNRATRPQEA